In Rhizobium sp. CIAT894, the genomic window GCTGAAGCTGCCGCCGGCGAAATAGGGTCCGTCGGTCAGCGCGCCGTCGATCGTCGCGAACTTGGAAATCAGCGCCTTGCGCTTGGTCTCCAGCTGCACCGCATCTTGCGCCGTTTCATAACCCCAGAGGTCGGAAAGCACGGAGGAGCCGAATTCCATCCAGCCGCGATGACGGGCGCGGATGAGCGGATCGGCGGGATGCAGGGCAGCACCCGCCTGCGTTTCCTCCAGATATTCGCAGATAACGCTGCTTTCGAACAGCACCGCCTCGCTGCCATCCTCCTCTTCGATCCGCAGCAGCGGCACTTTGCCAAGCGGCGAGATCTTCAGGAACCAGTCCGGCTTGTCGGCAAGGTCGATATTGATGCGCTCGAAGGCTACGCCCTTTTCAAGGAGAGCGATGGCAGCGCGCTGCACATAGGGGCAGAGATGATGGCTGATGAGGGTCAGTCTGGGCATGGAAATCTCCTGGTCACAATCCATGCAAATGCATCTAATATCGCTTGCGGTGGATTTCAAGATAGATGTAATTGCATTTATGTCCGAAAAAACATTAGAGCCGAGCGAAGCCTCCACCCGCGCCTGGACGAGCATCATGCGCGCCGGCGAACGGCTGCTTGGTGCGATCGAAACCGACCTGAAAGCCGCCGGCATGCCGCCGCTTGCCTGGTATGATGTGCTGTGGGAATTGGCGCGCGCGCAAGACGGCAGGCTGCGCCCCTATGAGATCGAAGAGCGGACGTTACTGGCGCAGTATAATCTTTCCCGCCTGATCGACCGGCTGGAAAGAGAGGGTTTCGTCCGGCGCGAAGTCTTCGCCAGGGATGGACGCGGCCGCTGGGTTGTCATCACCGAGGCCGGCCGGCAGCTGCGGGAGCGCATGTGGGCGATTTATGCCGGATCGATCGAGACCCATATCGGCTGCAAGCTTGCCGAAAGCGAAGCGAAGGCACTCGCGGGCCTGCTCGATCGCTTCCTTTGATCAGGCGATCAGCGGCGCAGCGACCGCCTTCAAAGCCTTCAATGCATCCTTCGGATCGAGCCGCACTTGCAGCCCGCGCTGCCCGCCATTGATATAGACAAGCGGCTCGGCAAGGGCGGTTTCCTCGACCGCTGTCGGCACGATCTTCTTCTGGCCGAAGGGGCTGATGCCGCCGACATGATAGCCCGTCAGCCGTTCGGCGTCGGCAGGCTTCATCATATTGGCCGATTTGCCGCCAAAGGCGCTCGCCAGCTTCTTCATGCTGACTTCGCGATCCGACGGCACGACGACGCAGACCGGCTTGCCGTCCACCTCCGCCATCAGCGTCTTCAGCACCCGGTGCGGGGCTTCGCCGAGGGCCTCGGCCGCCTGCAGCCCGACGCGCTCGGCGCCGGGATCGTAGTCATAGGTGTGGACGGTGAAGGCGACGCCTGCCTGGGAAAGAAGCTGTGTCGCGCGCGTGGTCTTGGACATGGCTCAGCCCTTGAACATATCCGCGTAAATCTCCGGCTTGAAGCCGACCAGCAGCTTGCCCTTCGTCTCCAGCACCGGCCGCTTGATCATCGACGGCTGGTCGAGCATCAGCGCGATCGCCTTTTCCCGGGTCAGGTTCTCGCGCTCGGTATCGGGCAGCTTGCGGAAGGTGGTGCCGGCGCGGTTGAGCACGGTATCGAGGCCGGCCTGATCGATCCAGCTCTCGAGATGGGCCCGGTCGATGCCGAGCGCCTTGTAATCATGAAATTCATAGGCGACGCCGTGGTCTTCCAGCCAGCTGCGGGCCTTCTTCATCGTGTCGCAATTCTTGATGCCATAGATGGTGACGGCCATGCCGATCGATCTCCTGTGATGGCGGCGAGATAACATGGGCGGGGGCCGGCGCAAACGCCCCGCGGCGTTTTATCCCCGAGCGCGCCGATAATCCGGAGGCTCAATTCTCCAGCGTGCCGGCCTTGCGCGAGGCCTTGCTTCGATTGTCGCAGGCGATCTTCATCAGGTCGCCGCGCCGCCGCACCAGCCGGTCGGAGGTTCGGGTCAGGATCAGCCCGGCCTGCGGCGCATGCAGGTCTATGCCGCCGCCCGGCTGTCCCGGCCGGGTGACGATCGTCGCCAGAAGGTCGCCTTCCGCAACTCTCTCGCCGATATTGCGATGGAAGAGCACGGCGCCGCCTTCGGGAGCGCGAAGGATCTCGACATTGTCGAGCGGCACGGCCGGCCCGGAAAATGCCGTTGCCGCCGTCTCGCCGCTGACGATCCCTCGCGTCACGAGGAAACGCCAGAGCCCGTCCGCATCCTTCTTCGCCAGTACCGGATCGACATCGCGCTTGCCGCGCAGCTCGACGGTGACGGAAAGCCTGCCCGGCAACCGCGATCGGCGCTCGCCGGGAATTTCATATTTCCAGGCAAAACCGACGGCCTCCTCGAAGGCCGAACTTTCGCCATCGGAAAGCAGCACGGCCTGCATGTCGAGCGCGGCGGCCAGATCGGCTGCCTCCGGCCAGAAGGCCTCGTCGATATAGGCATATTGCAGCGATTCATCGTCGCAATGCAGATCGAGCACGAGATCGGCGCGGAGCGCCATATGCAGGAGCTGCCGTTTCAATCTGTCGGTAGCCGGATAATCATCGAGGTCTTCAATAAGTGTGGCCCGGTCAGCAATGGACATCAGCGGGAAATCCCGGTTGAAATTGGTGCGTGAGCCCAAGTCGAAACGGCCTTGCAACTCGCCGAAATGCGATTGCGCCGCACCGATCGGATTGGCCTGCGGGACGATGGTGATATCGCCCGCGATCCGGCCGTCGTTTTCCGCCTGTCGCAGCCTCTCGCAGAGGAAGTGCAGGAGCACCGTTCCCGGGAGTTCGCCGGCATGCAGTGCCGCCTGGATATAGACTTTCGGTGCCTTCGGATCGCTGCCGGCAAAACGCAGCACCGGCAGCCGCCACGCTGTTCCCGGCGTATCGCCCGGAATGATGATCTCTGAAACGTCCATGTTTTTGTCTCGCTTGCAATCGGACAGCTTTTCCGAGTTTTACGCGTGGAAATCCGGCTCGCGCAAGCCGCGGTCGAGGGACATCGTTGCGATCAGCTGAGCAACGGCCAACGATCGATGATGTGGTGTTCGGTTTTTCCGAGAAGGCTGTGAATGAGCAGGAACTCCTGCGCGCCCCATGAAACCGGTCTGACGAGGCTCGCCGGCGGCACCGCCTTGCGGTCGTAGAGCAGCGTCATATGCGGCGTGAAATGCGGGTCGATATTATGGGGCAATCCGGCATTGTGCATGCCGACCCCGAGCTGGACATGCAGTCGGGTGAGCGCTTTCCGTCCGCCTTCGCCATAGAGCACCAGAGGTCGCGCCTTGCCTTCCCGTCTGAAGCTCATGATCCTGTCGAAGGTGATCGCGATCGGCACGCCCTCGACGGTGGCGCCGGCCTGGCGGGCCGCGAAGACCACGTCCTCCGGCAGCACCTCGTAGTCGCCGATGCCGATGACGCTGACATGCAGCGTCGTCAGCCTTGGCTTTGCCGAAAGGGAGAAAGCTTTGCCATAGTCATCGGCGATCGAAGCCGCTTGCCGTTCGACGATCGCCGGAACGCCGAGAGCGAAGAAAAGCCGGTGCCCGCCGCCGTGGCTTTCACCCGGCCGCCGAGGCGGACTGTGACCATGGTCGAAATCGAAGGAAATCTGGTTCATGAGCTGTCAGGTCGTCATGACCCGCCTCGTCGTTCCAAAAACGGGATGAAAGATACGCCGGCCAAATCGAATGGCAAGAACAAAAAAAGAACACTGTGCGCAAGAAACGGGTTGAAACAGCGGTCGTCCCGTACGATTCTGGTGTAAATCGAAAACGCGGAGGCTGTGTCATGGCCGAGACGATACATCACTATCTCATCTTCGAAACATCAGGCGGTTTCTGCGGCATCGCCTGGAGCGACGCCGGCATCGCCCGCTTCCAGCTGCCGACGAAGTCAGCGGAAGCGACCGAACGGCTGCTGCTGCGCCGCCTGCCGGATGCCCAGCCCGGCGCGCCGACGCCTGGCGTGCTGGAGACGGTCGCGGCCGTGAAGCGCTATTTCCAGGGTGAGGAAACCGATTTTTCCGGCGTCGAACTCGATCTTGCCGGCCAGGATGACTTCTTCCGAAATATCTACGCGGCAGCCAGACGGGTCGGCTGGGGTCGCACGACCACCTACGGCGCGCTGGCGAAGGAGCTTGGCGTCGGGCCGGAAGCCGCCCGCGACGTCGGCCAGGCAATGGCGAAAAACCCGGTCGCCCTGATCATTCCCTGCCACCGGGTGCTGGCCGCCGGCGGCAAGCTCGGCGGCTTCTCCGCTCCCGGCGGCTCGTCATCGAAGGCCCGCATGCTGGAACTCGAAGGCGTCAGCCTCGCCCCGCCGCCGCCCGCCCAGCAATCGCTGGGTTTTTAGGCGAAATGCGGGCTGCTCAATGCGGGCTGGCCGTCGGCCGGATGATGATCTCGCTGACATCGACGTCATCAGGCTGGCTGATCGCGTAGAAGATCGAATTGGCGACGGCTTCCGGGCTGATCGTCACCGCCCTGAAAGCCTTCATGGCGTCCCGAGCTGTGGGATCGGTGATCGTCTCGGCCAGTTCCGAGGTCGTCGTGCCGGGAGAAATAACGGTGACGCGGATGCGATCGGTCTCCTGCCGCAATCCGTCCGAGATTGCCCGCACCGCGTATTTTGTCGCGCAATAGACGGCAGCCGTCGGCGAGACGCTGTGTCCGCCGATCGAAGACAGGTTGATGATCTGCCCCGATCCCTGCGCCTTCATGATCGGAAGAGCCGCCGCGATGCCGTAGAGAACGCCCTTGATGTTGACGTCGACCATCCGATCCCACTCCTCGACCTTGAGGGCATCGAGCGGTGAGAGCGGCATGACGCCGGCATTGTTGACGATGACATCAAGCCGGCCGAACTCGGATCTGGCAAAGCCGGCAAATGCTTCGACTTGGGAACGGTCGGTGACGTCAAGCTTTCGCAGGCGCACCCTCCCGCCCTTGGCTGCGATTTCGCCGGCGAGCGTCTCCAGCCGCTCGGTACGACGCGCGCCGATGACGATATGGGCGCCGGCCGCAGCCAGCACCCTTGCCGCAGCCTCACCGATGCCGCTGCTCGCCCCGGTAATGGCAACGACTTTTCCTTCGATATCAGACATTTCAAGCTCCATTGGTTCGTTGAGCGTTTTCTGGGCGGTCAGCTGGACGCGGTTTTCCTGCTTGAGATTGCCGCGTCAGGCGGCATGTCCCTTGCGGCGAAACACCATGCCGCCATGATGCAGTGTGTTGCCGTCGACGAAATCGCCGTCGGCGGTGAAGCCGGTATCGTCCCAATATTCGATGTGGTTTCCTGTGATTTCGTAACGGCCTCGATAGGCGCTTTCCCGGTTGCCGCGGGCTTCGTCGTAACGGCCATCGGCCAGAAGTTCGTGGCGGATCCGGCCATCATTCGTCACCCACATGCCGACATAGGGATGTTGCTGCATGATATTCTCGCTTGTTGATGCATGGGTTCGGCCATTGCTTCGCTGTGACCGGACATAGAGATAGCGCTTCCGGGAACAGCGATTAAGTTGCCAATCGAAGATGCTTTGGTTAGTATTGCTAACCAATGATTGATGATCTCGAAGGCATTTCGGTCTTTCTCGCCGTGGCGGAAGCGCGCAACTTCCGGCTCGCCGGCGAGCGGCTTGGCGTCACTCGCTCCGCCGTCAGCCAGGCTTTGCAGCGCTTGGAGGATCGGGTCGGCGCCGCCCTGGTTCAGCGAACGACGCGCAGCGTCAGCCTGACCGAAGCCGGCGAAGTGTTCTTCGAGGCGGTTCGCCCGTCAGTGCGGCAGGTCAAGGATGCGGTGCAGACCGTGCGGGACATGCAGGCCCGGCCGAGCGGCCTGCTGAGGATCGCCGTCTCCTCGATCGCCGAGAGCTTTTTGTCCGGCACGCTGTTGGCCGGCTTCATGCAAGCCTGCCCTGAGATCAAGCTCGATATTACCATCAGTGATGAGGAATTCGATATCGTCGAGGCCGGTTTCGACGCGGGTGTGCGGCTCGGCGAAGTGATCGAACAGGATATGATCGCGATCTCCGTCTCCGAAGAGCAGCGGCAATGTGCGGCCGCATCCCCCACCTATCTTGAGCGCCGCGGCCATCCCCGCCACCCTCGCGACCTGCAGAACCATGCCTGTATTGGATGGCGGCCGCGCCCCGATACGGCGCCGTATCGCTGGGAGTTCACCGAGAATGACCGCGACTTCGACGTCGCAGTTGATCCCGCCGTCACCACCAACGACATGGGCATGATGATCCGCATGGCCTGTGCCGGAGCCGGCATCACCTTCGGCATGGTGGAAACCTTTCGGCCCTATGTCGATCGTGGAGAGCTGGTGCCGCTGCTCGAAGATTTCTGTCCGCCCTTTCCGGGCTTCTATCTCTATTATCCCCGGCGCCAGCGGCAGCCGCTGAAGCTGCGATCGCTGGTGGACCATATCCGCGCTTCCGGCAGACGGTAGATAGGGTTCGTTGCCGCGGCGGATCTCTGCGAATTGATATCAGGCTTCCCTAACCGCATCGTAGCCCGCCCTGCCGCCGATCACGCAATCCTGCCACGCAGGCTGTCGGCGAGCGCGGAAAGAGCATTGGCGAGTTGCGCCGCTGTTTCCGGCGGCGGCAGCGGTATCTTCAGGCTTCGCGCGCCGGTGGCCGAATCACGCTCTACCCATGGATGCGCCGTCGCATCGGAATCGTTGGCCGCCGCCAGAGCGGCAACAACCTGCGCGCCGATCTGGGCCAAGGCTTGCCACGGATCGGAAGCGGCCTGGCGCGGCGGAGCGGCGGCTTCGGTTGGCGTCACCACCTTCGCTTCCGCATCGACCTCGACATCCGCTGTGAAACCTTCCCCGGATTCAGCCTCGTCGGCGATGCCGAAGTTCGTCATCTCCTCGGCCGGCGCCACGGTCTGGCCTTCACCCATGCTTCCGGTTACGTTCTCCACCTCCTTCATGAACCGGTTGAGGCGCGAGCCGCCGAGCGAAATCTCGCTGAGGCCGCCGTCGAGAATTCCGGCCGACAGAGAGCGCTTGAACGCCAGAACCGAAAGCATGCCCTCTTCGATGGTGCCCTTTGAGACGAAATTGATCACCTGCACCGGCCGCGCCTGGCCTATGCGATGGATGCGGGCGATGCGCTGCTCGAGGATCGCCGGGTTCCACGGCAGATCCATGTTCACCAGCGTCGAGGCATTCTGCAGATTGAGCCCGGCGCTGCCGGCTTCGGTGGACAGGAACACGCGGCAATCGGGATCGTTGCGAAACCGCTCGACCAGTTCCGGACGCTTTTCCGACGGCACACCGCCATGGAGGCTGACATAGCCGATCCCACGCGCCTTGAGGCGGCGGATGACGATCTCGTGGGTGCGGGTCCATTGGGAGAAGACCACCGCTTTGGCTTCGGGGTCGGCGAACAGTTCGCCCAGAAGTGCTGCCAGTTCGTCTGCCTTCACCCCGTGATCGGTTTCCTGGTCCAGCAGATAGGTGCTGTTGCACGACATGCGCATATTCTGGAGCGCGCAGGTCAGCCGGCGCTGGTCCTTGTCCGAAAGAAACTTCGTCTTGTGCCAGCGCTGGACGATTCTCGCCACGATGTCAGCGTTTTCCTGGTGGTGGAGCATCTGCCCCTCGGTCATCGGCACCAGGACGTTCTGGTCGGTCCTGCTGGGCAATTGCCGCAGCACCTCCGACTTGCGCCGGCGTATCATCACAGGCGCCAGTGTCTGGCCGATTTTTTCGAGCCCGGTATAACCGATGACACGCCCGCCGTCGTCCTTGACCTGATGCTCGTGCAGTAGCTTCCAGGTTGGTCCCAAACGGTGCTGATCGACGAACTGGACGATGGAAACCAGCTCTTCCAGCTTGTTCTCCAGGGGCGTCCCGGTCAGGACCATCGCATAGGTGCTGTCGATGCTTTTGAGGGCGCGCGCCGCAATGGTGTTCCAGTTTTTTACCCGTTGTGCTTCATCGACGATGACGAGGTCCGGTGCCCAGGCGGTGATCAGGTCGAGATCGGGTTTGAGTTTTTCGTAGTTGGTGATTTTGCAGAAGTCATCCAGCGCGTAGTCCTTCTGCCGCTCTGCCCGGCCACCATTGATGACGCGTGCCGCATTCTCTCCGCCTCGTCCCGAAAACCGCGCGATCTCGCTTTGCCACTGGTATTTGAGCGAGGTCGGGCAGATCACCAGCACTCTTGAGACGCCGAAATGCCGCGCCAGGATTTCCGTTGCGGCGATCGCCTGTATGGTCTTGCCCAGTCCCATGTCATCGCCGATCAGCGCTCGGCCGGCCTGCGCCGCAAACAGCGCGCCTTCAGCCTGATAGGGATAGAGCGGCACCTTCAGCAGCGTCTGCAGCCCGATGTCGCCGGCACCTTGCGGAAAAAGCTGTTCGAGCTTTGCGGCCCGTCGTTCCGCGTCCCTTTTTCCGGCGATGAAATCGAGCGCATCGTCATAGGCGCGGAGCTCGTGGTCGCTGCCGGACGCTGTGGCCATGAAAGGCTCCAACTCGCCGAAGCGGTCCTCGGCAAGCATGCCGTCGTGATCGGCGTCGAACAAGGCCGCCGCGGCCTCCTTCACGGCCGGTGGGCATTGCGTTCCGGCACGGAAATGGATGCGGCGTTTACCGTCGTTGCGCAGATAGAGTTCGGAAAATGCCGGTTGATAGCCCCGCGCGAACGCCGTCTTGGCACCGCGCTTCTTTTCCAGCTTGGCAAGCGTGAATTCGAGGTGCTTGCAGGTGCCGAGTTCGCTGGTGGAGTAATCGGGGCATGAACAGAAATTACCCCACGGGCCCAAGCCACGAATGGCAACGCGGTAGCTGGAATTCGAAACCGGATTGGTAACCCTGAATTCGGAGAAGAACGGCTCGTCGGTGAGATTCTCAAGCCCAAAAGCTTGCCCCCTCCCGAACTGGCGGCGCAGGCCGCGCTGCCAGTCCATGGGCGATAAATCGGCCGGCGCCTGGGTGCGTGACAGTTTAGGTTCCTGGTTCGGTGTGGGCTTCAAGTTTCGGGACTTGGATTTCATCGAAGTACATCCATTCGATACAGTTTTTCGCGCGCCATTCTTCCAAGCTTGTCGGCTGCGGCATCGCAGAAGAACTATCCAGATTCGAATCCCGATACCAGAGGCAGCCGCGGAAGCTGTGCGCATTGGTCGCTTGTGCCGGACGGTCCGACAATCCCTGATGTGGTTGGTGCCCCGGCCCCAAGGTTGCCGCTGGCATGCGGTTTTGGTATCCCCACCTGAAGGGAACAGCGGTCGCGCTGCTCCATCCCGTTGCCGGAGACCATATGCTGGACGACGTCTTTTCCATTCCGACCAGGGCCTTGATCCGCCAGGGCGGGCGAGCTTGCTTTTTTCGTCTCGTCAATACGAGCCCCTTGTTGATACAGGTGCAATCGGGAACGAAGATCGTCATGGCGGATGACAGGCCTTTGCGCCTTGAGGCGGGCGCCTATGGCCTGCTGCCCGACTATAGGCCGCTGACGATGGAGAATATTCCAAAGGCGCCGCAAAAGTATCAGACCCTGGCGCTTCCTGTTCCCAGACAGCTTTTCGAGGAGACCTATCTCAGCATGAGATCGATCGCCGTTCCGTCGCGGCCTGTCCCGGCAAGCGCCTCGACCCTGCCGGAGGAAGCGGCGGCATTGTTTGATTATTGCTGTCAGCCCGGCAATCTGACGAGGCTTCCCGGCGTCATTGCCAAGGCTCGTTTGATGGAGCTGATCACCTGGTTTGCGCTCAGTGGAGCGGTGCTGGGCCAACTCCAAAGTCCTCGGCTCGAGGATCGGCTAAGGCAGATGATTGAAAGTGATACGGCCTTCGACTGGACGCTGGGGCATGCGGCGCGCTCGTTCAATATGAGTGAAGCGACGTTGAGGCGCAGGCTTGCCGGCGAGAATAGCAGCTTCAGCGAGATCCTCAGCGACACCCGGATGAACCGAGCTCTGGCGCTCGTCCAGACGACAACATTGCCGATGGCGCAGGTTGCGCTTGAGGTCGGTTATGATTCGCCGTCGCAATTCTCAGCCCGCTTCAAGGAGCGCTTTGGCGTCAGTCCGCGCCACGTGCGGAGCGGGCCTGAGAATTTTGAGCGGATCGGGGCAGAAGTTGAGCAGAGCGGGGCAGATATGCTCGCCCGCTGACGATAGGTCTCCTGCATCGTCAACCGCAGGAAAACAACATGCGTCTCATAACAGCAGCCCTTCTCGCCGCGTCCGTCTTCGGCGCCACCGCCGCTCAGGCCGAAATGAAGCTTGCCTCGAAGGATTTGACCGCCGGCAAGGTCATGGCCGATGCGCAGGTCTTCAACAGCTTCGGCTGCTCGGGCAAGAATATTTCCCCGGAACTGGTGTGGTCCGGCGCTCCGGAGGGTACCAAGAGCTTCGCCATCATGGCTTACGATCCGGACGCCCCGACCGGCTCCGGCTGGTGGCATTGGTCGGTGTTCAACATTCCTGCAGACGCTTCGAAGATCGCCACCGGCGCAAGCGGTGACAAGAAGCTTCCGGCAGGCGCCGTGGAAGGTCACACCGATTTCGGCACGTCGGGATATGGCGGCGCATGCCCGCCGGCCGGCGATGCGCCGCACCACTACCAGTTCACCGTCTACGCACTCAAGGTCGACAAACTGCCGCTTCCCGATACCGCGCCGGGCGCCATGGTCGGCTTCTATGTCAGGGCAAATACGCTCGACAAGGCCTCCCTTGAAGTCACCTATGGGCGCTGAAGCCGGCTAAGGATCCCAATATGCATGAGGAAGGCCGGCCGTGGTGACTGAACCTCGGCCGGCCCACGTGCTGAGGCAAGCGCAGGCACTCAAGAGAGCCTCGTCCTGAACCTTCGCAGACGTGTTCATACCGGCCGATAGATCTGCGCCACCGCACCGCCGGGAAAGGCCTTCGAGCTCATCAGCTTGAGAGGCTGTGGCGCGCTAAGTTCGGAAAACAACGGCAGGCCCTTGCCGAGCGCCACTGGGGTCACGATCAGGGCGAACTGGTCGACCAGTCCCAGGGCGACCAGGCTGCGAGCGAAGCTCACGCCGCCATGGGCGATGATCGGCTTGCCCTCCTCGGCTTTCAGCGCCGCGATTCCTCGGCAGGGTCGCCGCTCGCTACATAGGCTTTAGCCCAGCTCTCCGCGCCGGGCTGCGGCTCCGCCGACTGTCCATTCCCCGCCTTGGCGCCGAGGTCGTCGAGCGCCACCTTCGCCTTCCCAAGAATATCAGCCCCCTGCCGCGAGAAGACCGCCTTGGGAATCTGGTTCATCGGCGGCGCGAACGCCATGGTGGAGGTCGGCCAGAAGGGAGCCATGGCGAGAAAGCTGCGGCTGCCCATGATGTGGAGGCTTGCGTTCCAAATATAGTCTACGGCCCAGGCCTTCGCCTCTTGATCGGCGCCGAACATCCATGTGTTTCGGCCATCCAGATCGCTGACGAAGCCGTCGACCGATATGGACATTTTCAGGATCAGGTCTCTCACGGCGTTCTCCTCTTTGG contains:
- a CDS encoding dihydrofolate reductase family protein codes for the protein MRDLILKMSISVDGFVSDLDGRNTWMFGADQEAKAWAVDYIWNASLHIMGSRSFLAMAPFWPTSTMAFAPPMNQIPKAVFSRQGADILGKAKVALDDLGAKAGNGQSAEPQPGAESWAKAYVASGDPAEESRR